The Marinitoga litoralis genome contains a region encoding:
- a CDS encoding thiamine pyrophosphate-dependent enzyme, whose protein sequence is MSYKIKFKGPESLSGKEFTYCPGCHHGIVHRLVAEVIDELGIREKTLMVAPVGCSVFAYEFFDVDGTVAPHGRAPAVATGMKRAMPENVVFTYQGDGDLAAIGTAEIIHAANRGEKITTIFINNAIYGMTGGQMAPTTLLGMKTTTSPYGRSAENEGYPLHMAEMLSNLPGVAFLARTKVNKPQDVLKTKKLIKKAFLAQIQGKGFGMVEVLSTCPTNWGIPPVEANKWLEENLVPEFPLGVYVDKVGDEK, encoded by the coding sequence ATGTCATATAAAATAAAATTTAAAGGTCCTGAATCATTAAGTGGAAAAGAATTTACATATTGTCCAGGATGTCATCATGGTATTGTTCATAGACTTGTTGCAGAAGTGATAGATGAATTAGGAATTAGAGAAAAAACATTAATGGTTGCACCAGTAGGTTGTTCAGTTTTTGCATATGAATTTTTTGATGTAGATGGTACTGTTGCTCCACACGGAAGAGCTCCTGCAGTAGCAACAGGTATGAAAAGAGCTATGCCAGAAAATGTTGTATTTACATATCAAGGAGATGGAGACTTGGCAGCTATTGGTACTGCTGAAATTATTCATGCTGCAAATAGAGGTGAAAAAATAACAACAATATTTATAAATAACGCTATTTACGGTATGACTGGAGGACAAATGGCTCCAACCACTTTATTAGGAATGAAAACAACAACTTCTCCATACGGAAGAAGTGCAGAAAATGAAGGTTATCCATTACATATGGCTGAAATGTTATCAAATTTACCAGGAGTAGCATTCTTAGCAAGAACAAAAGTTAATAAACCACAAGATGTATTAAAAACAAAAAAATTAATTAAAAAAGCATTTTTAGCACAAATTCAAGGTAAAGGTTTCGGTATGGTTGAAGTATTATCCACATGTCCTACAAACTGGGGGATTCCACCAGTTGAAGCAAATAAATGGTTAGAAGAAAATTTAGTACCAGAATTTCCTTTAGGTGTTTATGTTGATAAGGTGGGTGATGAAAAATGA